The Candidatus Hydrogenedentota bacterium genome window below encodes:
- a CDS encoding sugar phosphate isomerase/epimerase, which produces MKVGMNLLLWTGGADESHLPLLDKIKEWGFDGVEFPMFAADGSPWEVLGARCDELGLGRTAVTVLPPGTNLIGEDEAERAAAVAHLKACIDSCAVLGAEALCGPLYSPVGRLIGRGPVPEETDRAIKGFREVGAHAVAKGVVLSIEPLNRFETYFLNTQADAANLVRAIGVEGVGEMYDTFHANIEEKGLAEAIRAGGKCINHVHISANDRSTPGDDHIDYDTTFAALKEIGYDGWMVIEAFGSWIPDLAGATCIWRTMAPSEEYLATNGLKMIREKWGA; this is translated from the coding sequence ATGAAAGTCGGGATGAACCTGTTGTTGTGGACCGGCGGCGCGGACGAAAGCCACCTGCCGCTGCTGGACAAGATCAAGGAATGGGGTTTCGATGGCGTCGAATTCCCGATGTTCGCGGCGGACGGATCGCCGTGGGAAGTGCTGGGCGCCCGGTGCGACGAGCTGGGCCTGGGCCGCACCGCCGTCACCGTGCTGCCGCCGGGAACCAACCTCATCGGCGAGGACGAGGCCGAGCGCGCAGCCGCCGTGGCGCACCTGAAAGCCTGCATCGATTCCTGCGCGGTCCTCGGCGCCGAGGCCCTCTGCGGGCCGCTGTACAGCCCCGTGGGCCGTCTTATCGGCCGCGGCCCGGTCCCCGAGGAGACCGATCGGGCCATCAAGGGCTTCCGCGAAGTGGGCGCGCACGCGGTCGCGAAGGGCGTCGTCCTCTCCATCGAGCCGCTGAACCGTTTCGAGACCTACTTCCTCAACACCCAGGCCGACGCGGCCAACCTGGTGCGCGCCATCGGTGTCGAGGGCGTGGGGGAGATGTACGACACGTTCCACGCGAACATCGAGGAAAAGGGCCTCGCCGAGGCCATTCGAGCGGGCGGGAAGTGCATCAACCACGTTCACATCTCCGCGAACGACCGCTCCACCCCGGGCGATGACCATATCGATTACGACACCACCTTCGCCGCGCTCAAGGAAATCGGCTACGACGGCTGGATGGTGATCGAGGCCTTCGGATCCTGGATCCCGGATCTGGCCGGCGCCACGTGCATCTGGCGGACCATGGCGCCCAGCGAGGAATACCTCGCGACCAACGGGCTCAAGATGATCCGCGAGAAGTGGGGCGCGTAG
- a CDS encoding DUF1559 domain-containing protein has translation MKSTLYRDRKGFTLIELLVVIAIIGILAAILLPALARAREAARRASCQNNLKQWGLVYKMYANESQGEKFPRMSTGVERLPCQSAGDPGAVGSACGPHKMLSAPQGALVYPEYIADLNIYWCPSGTDSHQNPDSFMCPSGGWCRSPIDRSLGWGLNPTLFDDRNYIYISWLADNSHTVDTMRIVWSAWRGDFPDTGVDAASRDAWVNLADNDIRFGGGHPYGNTPSLGDLQAYFDSVEADYNSVGVSKTIAQGSGGGTGNILILREGVERFLITDINNPGASAKAQSEVAVMWDRIGVSGRSKNGFAHIPGGINILHMDGHVTFVKYPANDGDIGDGRTAIIGRAT, from the coding sequence ATGAAATCGACCCTGTACAGAGACCGTAAAGGTTTCACCCTGATCGAACTGCTGGTGGTCATCGCGATCATCGGTATCCTGGCGGCAATTCTGCTGCCCGCACTCGCCCGCGCCCGCGAAGCCGCACGGCGCGCGAGCTGCCAGAACAACCTCAAGCAGTGGGGCCTCGTGTACAAGATGTACGCCAACGAGTCCCAGGGCGAGAAGTTCCCGCGGATGTCCACGGGCGTGGAGCGGCTCCCCTGCCAGAGCGCGGGCGATCCGGGCGCGGTGGGCAGCGCCTGCGGCCCCCACAAGATGCTCAGCGCGCCGCAGGGCGCCCTGGTCTATCCGGAATACATTGCCGACCTGAACATCTACTGGTGCCCATCCGGTACCGACTCGCACCAGAACCCCGACTCTTTCATGTGCCCGTCGGGTGGCTGGTGCCGTTCGCCGATTGATCGTTCGCTGGGCTGGGGACTTAACCCGACCCTCTTCGATGACCGCAACTACATCTATATCAGCTGGCTGGCGGATAATTCTCATACGGTTGATACGATGCGTATCGTATGGTCTGCGTGGCGCGGCGACTTCCCGGACACCGGCGTGGACGCCGCTTCCCGTGACGCGTGGGTGAATCTGGCCGATAACGACATCCGCTTCGGCGGCGGACACCCTTACGGCAACACGCCGAGTCTTGGTGACCTGCAGGCGTACTTCGACAGCGTTGAAGCCGATTACAATTCGGTGGGCGTCAGCAAGACCATCGCCCAGGGCAGCGGCGGAGGCACCGGAAACATTCTGATCCTCCGCGAAGGCGTTGAACGCTTCCTGATCACGGACATCAACAATCCCGGCGCCAGCGCCAAGGCCCAGAGCGAAGTCGCCGTGATGTGGGACCGCATCGGCGTAAGCGGCCGCAGCAAGAATGGCTTCGCCCACATCCCCGGCGGGATCAACATCCTTCACATGGACGGCCACGTGACGTTCGTGAAGTATCCCGCCAACGATGGCGATATCGGCGACGGCCGCACCGCGATCATCGGTCGCGCGACCTGA
- the hemW gene encoding radical SAM family heme chaperone HemW, with protein sequence MFGVYLHIPYCKTLCPYCDFVKERTRTGAPMAFVDALCREIEAFEGPDAAESVFFGGGTPSLLPIDGLARILDALAARFALENAEITLEANPDDLTPELVAGWRALGVNRVSLGVQSFSEPVLRYLGRRHDADAARRACDLVAAHFDTWSLDLIFGAPPINAWEPTLREAVAIDPPHISAYGLTYEEGTPFAKRADQAVPDEVSLAMFQQAESILSAYDHYEISNYAKPGHHARHNLIYWRNGSYAGFGTGAYSYVNGVRARNAITTDAYLRNPGQKIEALALGPEEERLETLIQHFRLREGLPREAYTARFGRPVESDYGEPLRALINRGLLEDDGIRIRPTAEGFYLNNEIGLALVG encoded by the coding sequence ATGTTCGGCGTCTACCTCCACATCCCCTACTGCAAAACACTCTGCCCGTATTGCGACTTCGTTAAGGAGCGCACCCGCACAGGCGCGCCCATGGCGTTCGTGGACGCGCTGTGCCGCGAGATTGAGGCCTTCGAGGGTCCGGATGCGGCGGAGAGTGTCTTCTTCGGCGGCGGGACCCCGTCCCTGTTGCCGATCGACGGGCTGGCGCGGATTCTGGACGCACTGGCGGCCCGGTTTGCGCTGGAGAACGCGGAAATCACCCTGGAAGCGAACCCCGACGATCTCACGCCGGAATTGGTGGCGGGATGGCGCGCGCTCGGCGTCAACCGCGTAAGCCTCGGCGTGCAGAGCTTCTCCGAGCCGGTCCTGCGCTATCTGGGCCGCCGTCACGACGCGGACGCCGCGCGGCGGGCCTGCGACCTCGTGGCTGCGCACTTCGACACGTGGAGCCTCGACCTGATCTTCGGCGCGCCGCCGATCAACGCCTGGGAACCAACCCTGCGCGAAGCCGTCGCCATCGACCCGCCCCATATTTCCGCCTATGGCTTGACCTACGAGGAGGGCACGCCTTTCGCCAAACGCGCGGACCAGGCGGTCCCCGACGAGGTGTCGCTGGCCATGTTTCAGCAGGCGGAGTCGATCCTGAGTGCCTACGATCACTACGAGATTTCAAATTACGCCAAGCCTGGCCACCACGCGCGCCACAACCTGATCTACTGGCGCAATGGATCCTACGCCGGCTTTGGAACGGGGGCCTATTCCTACGTCAACGGCGTTCGCGCGCGCAACGCCATCACCACCGACGCATACCTGCGCAATCCCGGCCAGAAGATTGAGGCGCTTGCGCTCGGGCCGGAGGAGGAGCGGCTGGAGACGCTGATTCAGCATTTCCGGTTGCGGGAGGGTCTCCCCCGAGAGGCCTACACCGCCCGATTTGGCCGCCCCGTCGAATCGGACTACGGCGAGCCGCTGCGTGCGCTGATCAATCGCGGGTTGCTCGAAGACGACGGTATCCGGATTCGCCCAACCGCCGAGGGCTTCTACCTCAACAACGAGATCGGCCTCGCGCTCGTCGGGTAG
- a CDS encoding alpha/beta fold hydrolase, with protein sequence MRYIDASGAGQPVAAIPDWNIRRAHILANMQQVMGPFPEREKPDFDIEIVAEVDFPTYTRREIRFTVEPGDRLPAYLMIPKGLTGKTAGILALHQTYTGGKEEPAGVSGMHNRHYGHELAERGYVVIAPDYPGYGDYKIDAYAMGYASATMKGIWNHMRCVDLLQSLPEVDPARIGAIGHSLGGHNTLYVGAFDPRIQVMVTSCGFNRFAKYYGGNLKGWSHQGYMPRILSEYDADPAKMPFDFTEILGVLAPRAVFINAPLHDENFEVSGVEDCVTAATPVYELFSAAHKLHVAYPEAEHDFPPAQRSAAYAVIAETIGE encoded by the coding sequence ATGCGCTATATCGACGCATCGGGCGCGGGCCAGCCCGTGGCCGCAATTCCGGACTGGAATATCCGGCGCGCGCATATCCTCGCGAACATGCAACAGGTTATGGGGCCGTTTCCGGAGCGCGAGAAGCCCGATTTCGACATCGAGATCGTGGCGGAAGTCGACTTCCCGACCTACACGCGCCGGGAGATCCGCTTTACGGTCGAGCCGGGCGATCGCCTGCCGGCCTACCTGATGATCCCGAAGGGATTGACCGGCAAGACCGCCGGCATCCTGGCGCTGCACCAGACCTACACCGGCGGCAAGGAGGAGCCCGCCGGGGTCAGCGGCATGCACAACCGCCACTATGGCCACGAACTGGCCGAACGCGGCTATGTGGTGATTGCGCCGGACTACCCGGGGTATGGCGATTACAAAATCGACGCCTACGCGATGGGCTACGCGAGCGCGACCATGAAGGGCATCTGGAACCACATGCGCTGCGTAGACCTGCTCCAGAGCCTGCCGGAGGTCGACCCGGCGCGCATCGGGGCCATCGGCCATTCGCTCGGCGGGCACAACACGCTGTATGTGGGGGCGTTTGACCCGCGCATCCAGGTCATGGTGACCAGCTGCGGCTTCAACCGCTTCGCGAAGTACTACGGCGGCAACCTGAAGGGCTGGAGCCACCAGGGGTACATGCCCCGCATTCTGTCGGAATATGACGCGGACCCGGCGAAAATGCCCTTCGACTTCACAGAAATCCTCGGGGTGCTGGCGCCGCGCGCGGTCTTTATTAACGCCCCGCTGCACGACGAGAACTTTGAGGTGAGCGGCGTGGAGGATTGCGTGACGGCCGCGACGCCTGTCTACGAACTCTTCAGCGCGGCGCACAAGCTCCACGTTGCATACCCGGAGGCCGAACACGACTTCCCCCCGGCCCAGCGCAGCGCCGCCTACGCCGTGATCGCGGAGACCATCGGAGAATAG
- a CDS encoding ankyrin repeat domain-containing protein has product MKFNPVRRTLPALAMLAAALLAGCSQAPEIGISANQPGDLFAQAADAAFKGDLNYVKACVEGDARYLEAYDANGRSLLHYAAEGGHAAVVRYLLEKGAYANFEDNDGYYPLDAASQGGASREVMDLIREALAREAGRY; this is encoded by the coding sequence ATGAAGTTTAATCCTGTCCGCCGCACGCTTCCCGCGCTCGCGATGCTAGCCGCCGCCCTGTTGGCCGGCTGCTCCCAGGCGCCGGAAATCGGCATATCCGCCAACCAGCCGGGCGATCTCTTTGCGCAGGCCGCCGACGCCGCCTTCAAGGGCGATCTGAACTACGTGAAGGCCTGCGTGGAAGGTGACGCCCGCTACCTCGAGGCCTACGACGCCAACGGGCGAAGCCTCCTGCACTACGCGGCCGAGGGCGGCCACGCGGCTGTCGTCCGGTACCTGCTCGAAAAAGGGGCCTACGCCAACTTCGAGGACAACGACGGCTACTATCCGCTGGACGCCGCATCCCAGGGGGGGGCCTCCAGGGAGGTCATGGATCTGATCCGTGAAGCCCTCGCCCGCGAGGCCGGGCGCTACTGA
- a CDS encoding DUF2920 family protein produces MRYIALAVSMFVSLTAAADDRAWPSLPETNATAALPAQDWAFQEGPRAITAYVYYPGGSLANVNEQTGLFLSLHNWGGTGARGTADPEFLANRYNVVAICVDYLQSGKYDNPTMPPYDFGYLQALDAIRALYWVFDGLKQGGHAFHAGRVYATGGSGGGNVSQMANKLAPRTFAAIVDMCGMAKLSDDIAFGIEGGSSLNAGYSQDPESPEYLTPDAQALRDLGNPVHLKQMVDWGQETMIFVVHGTADDVCPFEDKRAVVRNMVAAGMPVTALFLEDAHLDGEVFKSTGHSLGDRTRIVAHMADAQLRPDSPDAAVRQGATDFERRETLCYTTPNGCWEISYAAGYPVGRFVPSE; encoded by the coding sequence ATGCGATATATTGCCCTTGCCGTCTCTATGTTCGTTTCGCTTACCGCCGCCGCGGATGACCGCGCCTGGCCGTCACTGCCGGAGACCAACGCGACGGCGGCGTTGCCCGCGCAGGATTGGGCCTTTCAGGAGGGGCCACGCGCGATCACGGCCTATGTTTACTACCCCGGCGGGTCGCTGGCGAATGTGAACGAGCAGACCGGCCTCTTTCTGAGCCTGCACAACTGGGGCGGGACCGGCGCGCGGGGCACGGCGGACCCGGAATTCCTGGCGAACCGCTACAATGTCGTGGCGATCTGCGTCGACTACCTGCAAAGCGGCAAATACGACAACCCAACCATGCCCCCCTACGACTTTGGCTACCTCCAGGCCCTGGACGCGATCCGCGCGCTCTACTGGGTCTTTGACGGCCTGAAGCAAGGCGGCCACGCCTTCCACGCCGGGCGCGTCTACGCCACGGGCGGGTCGGGCGGCGGCAATGTCTCGCAGATGGCGAACAAACTGGCGCCCCGGACCTTCGCGGCGATTGTGGACATGTGCGGCATGGCGAAGCTGAGCGACGACATCGCCTTCGGGATCGAGGGCGGATCGAGTCTCAACGCGGGCTACAGCCAGGACCCGGAGAGCCCCGAATACCTGACGCCCGACGCCCAGGCCCTCCGCGACCTGGGCAATCCGGTCCACCTGAAGCAGATGGTGGACTGGGGGCAGGAAACGATGATCTTCGTCGTACACGGCACGGCGGACGATGTGTGCCCCTTCGAGGACAAGCGCGCGGTCGTGCGCAACATGGTGGCGGCGGGCATGCCCGTGACCGCGCTCTTCCTGGAGGACGCGCACCTGGACGGCGAGGTCTTCAAGAGCACGGGCCACAGCCTCGGCGACCGCACGCGGATCGTAGCGCACATGGCGGACGCCCAACTTCGCCCCGACAGCCCGGACGCGGCCGTGCGCCAGGGTGCGACGGACTTCGAGCGCCGGGAGACGCTCTGCTACACCACCCCGAACGGCTGCTGGGAGATCAGCTACGCGGCGGGGTATCCCGTGGGGCGCTTTGTTCCCTCCGAGTGA
- a CDS encoding 30S ribosomal protein S1, giving the protein MSHETTEYNQQLMESIMADGLSELDSELEAELAAASMESLFGEAVQNFNEGEVVQGKVMEITDDRVLVDIGYKSEGIVPTSEFLQPDKLAVGDVFDFYIEDPENEAGLPVLSKMKADRIKNWEKVQEIYEADGTIEGTIVRRVKGGLKVDIGIDAFMPASQLTFRPMGDLERYIGQSMELKIIKLTKRRRNVVVSRRKLLEEQRAGEKEKLLETIAVGKILRGEVKNITDFGAFVDVGGIDGLLHVTDMSWGRVKHPSQVVQVGQAIDVMVLSFDPQSERISLGLKQKSENPWKTAVDRYPVGTVARGRVVSMTDYGAFVQLEEGIEGMVHVSEMSWTRRVRHPNEILQLDQEVDVMILTVDPDSEKIALGIKQTQPNPWKQLAERYPVNSVVTGTVRNLTDYGAFVQIEEGIDGLLHVSDISWTKKVPHPSEVLEKGQEVQVKILSIDPDSEKISVGMKQLETDPWLAVIEKMPMGSVVEVEIAKLVSFGAFAKLDNGIEGLIHVSELSSDRVQKPEEVLNIGDKVMAKVISISAADRKIGLSVREAQRDLDKSLMDEHGESRGAVDVSAAMQGSGAESMMQAGRSLADVAHEMMAAVSRAEAARTAEAAAEAEAAAAAAESEAAPEAEKAE; this is encoded by the coding sequence ATGAGTCACGAAACAACGGAATACAACCAGCAGCTGATGGAATCCATTATGGCCGATGGCCTGTCCGAACTGGATTCGGAACTGGAAGCCGAATTGGCTGCCGCCAGCATGGAATCGCTTTTTGGCGAGGCCGTGCAGAATTTCAACGAGGGAGAAGTGGTCCAGGGCAAGGTCATGGAGATTACCGATGACCGGGTGCTCGTGGACATCGGGTACAAGAGCGAGGGCATCGTGCCCACGTCGGAGTTTCTCCAGCCGGACAAGCTCGCGGTGGGCGATGTTTTCGATTTCTATATCGAAGATCCGGAGAACGAAGCGGGCCTGCCCGTGCTTTCGAAGATGAAGGCGGACCGGATCAAGAACTGGGAGAAGGTGCAGGAGATTTACGAGGCGGATGGGACCATCGAGGGCACCATCGTTCGCCGCGTCAAGGGCGGCCTGAAGGTTGATATCGGCATCGACGCGTTCATGCCGGCGAGCCAGCTGACCTTCCGCCCGATGGGCGATCTCGAACGCTACATCGGCCAGTCGATGGAGCTGAAGATCATCAAGCTGACGAAGCGCCGCCGCAATGTGGTGGTGAGCCGCCGCAAGCTGCTCGAAGAGCAGCGCGCGGGCGAGAAGGAGAAGCTTCTCGAAACGATCGCCGTGGGCAAGATCCTGCGCGGCGAAGTGAAGAACATTACGGATTTCGGCGCCTTCGTGGACGTGGGCGGCATCGACGGCCTGCTCCACGTCACCGACATGAGCTGGGGCCGCGTGAAGCACCCGTCGCAGGTGGTGCAGGTTGGCCAGGCCATCGACGTGATGGTGCTGAGCTTCGACCCGCAGTCCGAGCGCATCAGCCTGGGGCTGAAGCAGAAGTCCGAGAACCCCTGGAAGACGGCGGTGGACCGCTACCCGGTGGGGACGGTGGCGCGCGGCCGCGTGGTCAGCATGACCGATTACGGCGCGTTCGTGCAGCTTGAAGAGGGCATCGAGGGCATGGTCCACGTCAGCGAGATGAGCTGGACCCGCCGCGTTCGCCACCCCAACGAGATCCTTCAGCTGGATCAGGAAGTGGACGTGATGATCCTGACGGTCGATCCGGATTCGGAGAAGATCGCGCTGGGCATCAAGCAGACGCAGCCGAACCCCTGGAAGCAGCTCGCGGAGCGCTACCCGGTCAATTCGGTGGTCACGGGCACCGTCCGCAACCTGACGGACTACGGCGCGTTCGTCCAGATCGAGGAAGGCATCGACGGCCTGCTGCACGTTAGCGACATCTCCTGGACGAAGAAGGTTCCGCACCCGTCCGAGGTGCTGGAGAAGGGCCAGGAAGTTCAGGTGAAGATCCTGAGCATCGATCCCGATTCCGAGAAGATCAGCGTGGGCATGAAGCAGCTTGAGACGGACCCGTGGCTGGCCGTCATCGAGAAGATGCCGATGGGCAGCGTGGTGGAAGTCGAAATCGCCAAGCTGGTGAGCTTCGGCGCCTTTGCGAAGCTGGACAACGGCATCGAGGGCCTGATTCACGTGAGCGAGCTTTCGTCCGATCGCGTTCAGAAGCCCGAGGAAGTGCTGAACATCGGCGACAAGGTGATGGCGAAGGTGATCAGCATCAGCGCGGCGGATCGCAAGATCGGCCTGAGCGTCCGCGAGGCGCAGCGCGACCTCGACAAGTCGCTGATGGACGAGCACGGCGAGAGCCGCGGCGCGGTGGACGTTTCCGCCGCGATGCAGGGTTCCGGCGCCGAGAGCATGATGCAGGCGGGCCGTAGCCTGGCCGACGTGGCCCACGAAATGATGGCGGCGGTAAGCCGGGCCGAGGCGGCGCGCACGGCGGAAGCCGCGGCCGAAGCCGAAGCCGCGGCGGCGGCGGCGGAAAGCGAAGCCGCCCCGGAAGCGGAGAAGGCCGAGTAG
- a CDS encoding CocE/NonD family hydrolase: MSRFFVRGLLIACIALLVRVAAEPRHVRVPMQDGTELATDVYTPDGEGPWPVVLLRSTYGRSGQVADEWLEQGYAVVIQDVRGMGDSAGEAHVFYADGWREGLADGAATVAWIGAQPWCNGKIGTHGGSALAITQMLLAPSTGGVVVQNMVATPSNLYADVAYTGGVLRKRMIEGWLTAIKQPHIIDVYKSHPRYDDYWAHFDTVSKAGDITAPALLVNGWYDIFQQGTIDGFVARQERGGEGARGGNFLIMTPGSHGPDIERDYKMNPNRFDVKASQIRNRIFAHYLKGDSDALAGIPAVHYYVMGADTPGAPGNEWRTADAWPPYPTTPTSYYLHPEGKLAAAPPGTEPEPLSYVFDPANPVPTHGGANLLMESGAFDQRKNLEGRQDVLRFRTEPRETPLEITGRVAVRLHVSSNAPDTDFTAMLLDIYPEGDARELNIIDNVRRVKTRSSYREAAPLLQGPEEIVELEIDLWSAAWIFDKGHRIGLNISSSNYPRFEVNPNTGEDFPKDELRKATNTVHISAAHPGALILPVR, translated from the coding sequence ATGTCCCGTTTCTTTGTTCGCGGCCTGCTGATCGCCTGCATCGCCCTCCTGGTTCGGGTCGCCGCCGAACCGCGGCATGTCCGCGTGCCCATGCAGGACGGCACGGAACTCGCCACCGATGTCTACACCCCCGATGGTGAAGGGCCGTGGCCCGTGGTGCTCCTGCGCAGCACCTACGGTCGCTCGGGGCAGGTCGCGGATGAATGGCTCGAACAGGGTTATGCCGTGGTCATCCAGGATGTCCGCGGCATGGGCGACAGCGCGGGCGAGGCGCACGTGTTCTATGCGGACGGCTGGCGGGAGGGCCTGGCCGACGGCGCCGCCACCGTGGCGTGGATCGGGGCGCAGCCGTGGTGCAACGGGAAGATCGGCACCCATGGCGGATCGGCGCTCGCCATCACTCAGATGCTGCTGGCGCCGAGCACCGGTGGCGTCGTGGTCCAGAATATGGTCGCCACGCCGTCCAACCTGTATGCCGATGTGGCGTATACGGGCGGTGTATTGCGGAAGCGGATGATCGAGGGTTGGCTTACGGCAATCAAGCAGCCGCACATCATCGATGTGTACAAGAGCCACCCGCGTTACGACGACTACTGGGCGCATTTCGACACGGTGTCCAAAGCCGGCGACATCACGGCGCCCGCGCTGCTGGTGAACGGCTGGTACGACATCTTCCAGCAGGGCACGATCGACGGCTTTGTCGCGCGGCAGGAGCGCGGGGGAGAGGGCGCGCGTGGCGGGAACTTCCTGATTATGACCCCGGGCTCGCACGGCCCGGACATCGAGCGCGATTACAAAATGAACCCGAACCGTTTCGACGTCAAGGCGAGCCAGATCCGCAACCGCATCTTCGCGCACTACCTGAAGGGCGATTCGGACGCCCTGGCGGGGATTCCGGCGGTGCACTACTACGTCATGGGCGCCGATACCCCGGGCGCGCCGGGCAATGAATGGCGCACGGCGGACGCGTGGCCACCGTACCCCACGACGCCAACGTCCTACTACCTGCATCCGGAAGGGAAATTGGCTGCGGCACCGCCCGGGACGGAGCCGGAACCCTTGTCCTACGTGTTCGATCCGGCGAATCCCGTGCCGACCCATGGCGGCGCAAACCTGCTGATGGAATCCGGCGCCTTCGACCAGCGAAAGAACCTCGAGGGGCGTCAGGACGTGCTCCGCTTCCGGACCGAACCCCGGGAAACGCCGCTGGAGATTACAGGACGGGTTGCCGTGCGGCTGCATGTCTCCAGCAATGCCCCGGACACCGACTTCACGGCGATGCTACTGGATATCTACCCCGAGGGCGACGCGCGGGAACTGAATATCATCGACAACGTTCGCCGCGTGAAAACGCGCAGCAGCTACCGGGAAGCCGCGCCGCTCCTTCAAGGGCCGGAGGAGATCGTGGAACTCGAAATCGACCTGTGGAGCGCCGCCTGGATCTTCGACAAAGGCCACCGCATCGGGCTGAATATTTCCAGCAGCAATTATCCGCGATTCGAGGTGAACCCGAACACCGGCGAGGATTTCCCGAAGGACGAACTGCGCAAGGCGACGAACACCGTGCACATCAGCGCGGCGCATCCGGGCGCTTTAATTCTTCCGGTGCGGTGA
- the ilvB gene encoding biosynthetic-type acetolactate synthase large subunit: MTGAEMVIQVLADEGIDAIFGYSGGAILPTYDAVFRWNRDHADREIKLIVPANEQGAGFMAAGYSRVTGKVGVALVTSGPGATNTVTPVRDAMADSVPMIVISGQVPRAAVGTDAFQEAPVFNIMSACAKHVFLVKNPEELEATVRTAFHIARSGRPGPVVIDIPKDVQNWEGEFIGTGMIPMIGYQRRIERLEGATLTPAKAEAFFSLLAKSKRPLIYAGGGVINSNASDELRAFAAKYQIPVVTTLLGIGAIDTTDGLCLHMLGMHGTAYANYAVEDCDFLIAVGARFDDRVAGKPKEFAARAKIAHIDIDAAEINKVKAVDWHQVGDAGMVLRALMSAGGDREISHQPWLDYVRELREKHKMAYNTESDLIQPQEVLSLINEITKGEAIVTTGVGQHQMFAAQYFDFKHPRTWLTSGSMGTMGYGLPAAIGAQIGAPDRVVIDVDGDGSIRMNLGEMETCTNYNIPVKVLLLNNQGDGMVVQWQTLYFGSRFSGTDKTLHQKDFVAAAKADGYQFAERVSDRADLKKTIEAFIKFEGPAFLEVMTDKQAFVYPMVGPGLAYRDMLVGPHIQGREDDPFAQLDAADAF, from the coding sequence ATGACCGGCGCGGAAATGGTGATTCAGGTGCTTGCCGACGAGGGGATTGACGCGATCTTCGGCTACAGCGGCGGCGCGATCCTCCCCACCTACGACGCGGTCTTCCGCTGGAACCGGGACCACGCGGACCGCGAGATCAAGCTGATCGTGCCCGCGAACGAGCAGGGCGCGGGCTTCATGGCGGCCGGCTACTCCCGGGTGACCGGCAAGGTCGGGGTGGCCCTGGTGACCTCCGGGCCGGGCGCCACGAACACGGTCACGCCGGTGCGCGACGCCATGGCCGATTCGGTGCCCATGATCGTTATCAGCGGCCAGGTCCCCCGCGCGGCGGTCGGGACGGACGCCTTCCAGGAGGCGCCGGTCTTCAACATTATGAGCGCGTGCGCCAAGCACGTCTTCCTGGTGAAAAACCCGGAGGAGCTCGAGGCGACGGTCCGCACGGCGTTTCACATCGCGCGCAGCGGGCGTCCCGGCCCCGTGGTCATCGATATCCCGAAGGACGTCCAGAACTGGGAAGGCGAGTTCATCGGCACGGGGATGATTCCGATGATCGGTTACCAGCGCCGGATCGAGCGCCTCGAAGGCGCGACGCTCACCCCGGCGAAGGCCGAGGCCTTTTTCAGCTTGCTTGCGAAATCCAAGCGCCCGCTGATTTACGCCGGCGGCGGGGTCATCAACAGCAACGCGAGCGATGAGCTACGCGCGTTTGCGGCAAAGTACCAGATCCCGGTGGTCACGACGCTTCTGGGCATCGGCGCGATTGATACGACCGACGGCCTGTGTCTCCACATGCTCGGCATGCACGGCACGGCGTACGCCAACTATGCGGTGGAGGACTGCGACTTTCTCATCGCGGTCGGCGCGCGTTTCGACGATCGCGTTGCGGGCAAGCCCAAGGAGTTCGCGGCGCGCGCGAAGATCGCGCACATCGACATCGACGCCGCCGAAATCAACAAGGTCAAGGCGGTCGACTGGCACCAGGTCGGCGACGCGGGCATGGTCCTGCGCGCACTGATGTCGGCGGGGGGCGATCGCGAGATTTCGCACCAGCCGTGGCTCGATTATGTCCGCGAGCTCCGCGAGAAGCACAAGATGGCGTACAACACCGAAAGCGACCTGATCCAGCCGCAGGAGGTGTTGAGCCTGATCAACGAAATCACGAAGGGCGAGGCCATCGTCACCACGGGCGTGGGCCAGCACCAGATGTTCGCCGCGCAGTACTTCGACTTCAAGCACCCGCGCACCTGGCTGACCTCGGGCAGCATGGGCACGATGGGCTACGGCCTTCCCGCGGCCATCGGCGCGCAGATTGGGGCGCCCGACCGGGTCGTTATCGACGTCGACGGCGACGGCAGCATCCGCATGAACCTGGGCGAAATGGAAACCTGCACCAACTACAATATCCCAGTGAAGGTGCTGCTGCTGAACAACCAGGGCGACGGCATGGTGGTGCAGTGGCAGACGCTGTACTTCGGCAGCCGCTTCTCCGGCACGGACAAGACCCTCCACCAGAAGGATTTCGTGGCGGCGGCGAAGGCGGACGGCTACCAGTTCGCCGAGCGCGTGTCGGATCGCGCGGACCTGAAGAAGACGATCGAAGCCTTCATCAAGTTCGAGGGACCGGCCTTCCTCGAAGTGATGACGGACAAGCAGGCCTTCGTATACCCGATGGTCGGCCCCGGCCTGGCCTACAGGGACATGCTCGTCGGCCCGCACATCCAGGGCCGTGAGGACGATCCCTTCGCGCAGCTGGACGCCGCCGACGCATTCTAA